One segment of Bacteroidia bacterium DNA contains the following:
- a CDS encoding nucleotidyl transferase AbiEii/AbiGii toxin family protein, with translation MIKPGEIQSKAREVGVRDQQIEKDYILSWILEGVAQHENLAKSIVFKGGTVLKKVYFEDYRFSEDLDFTLLDDTISNEQIFEWFAVVFEYIKEEANIPLEIIYDNEHEDGGINFYISYIGPLGGQGHNKKVKVDISRSEKLVFETANKDVIVSYSDQEEHQLLSYLLEEVLVEKLRSVMQRMQARDFYDIWYLLEIHGMDSGFFTNEFRTKCERKDLNPADFHHKLEQRLPQYKGRWQKSMADQIQDLPDFEQVEREVMRHLKKFEL, from the coding sequence ATGATTAAGCCCGGAGAAATACAGAGCAAAGCCCGTGAAGTGGGTGTCCGCGATCAGCAGATTGAAAAGGATTACATCCTTTCATGGATATTGGAAGGTGTTGCCCAACATGAAAACCTTGCTAAGTCAATTGTATTCAAAGGTGGAACTGTGTTAAAGAAAGTGTACTTTGAAGACTATCGTTTTTCTGAGGATTTGGATTTTACCTTACTGGATGATACTATTTCCAATGAGCAAATTTTTGAATGGTTTGCGGTTGTTTTTGAATACATAAAGGAAGAAGCCAACATTCCGCTTGAAATAATTTATGACAATGAACACGAAGATGGCGGCATTAATTTTTACATCAGTTATATAGGTCCGCTGGGCGGTCAGGGGCATAATAAAAAAGTAAAGGTTGATATTTCCCGCAGCGAAAAACTGGTTTTTGAGACCGCTAACAAAGATGTCATCGTTTCTTATTCAGACCAGGAAGAGCATCAATTACTCTCCTATTTGCTTGAAGAAGTATTGGTTGAAAAATTACGTTCGGTCATGCAGCGGATGCAAGCCCGGGATTTTTATGATATTTGGTATTTACTGGAAATTCACGGAATGGACAGCGGTTTTTTCACAAATGAATTCCGCACGAAATGCGAGCGTAAAGATTTAAATCCAGCCGATTTTCATCATAAGTTGGAACAACGGTTACCCCAATATAAAGGACGTTGGCAAAAATCAATGGCAGACCAAATACAAGACCTGCCCGACTTTGAACAGGTAGAAAGAGAAGTTATGCGACATCTAAAGAAATTTGAATTGTAA
- a CDS encoding type IV toxin-antitoxin system AbiEi family antitoxin domain-containing protein has protein sequence MQNKNISTQSSELLGYFNKLEQDCFNYSEARKALPNSRASALKELLSDMVRRGLLMRLKRGHYCLIPYEQDPETFMPDWHLLAEPLTKGTDHYIGYYSALQIHNLITQPSLKEQIVVAKQQRPTRIEIKGVSFQFIYHNSEHFFGAKKTWIDSFHKVFCSDLEKTFVDCLFKPDYAGGIVEIARALYLSKDKLKFNKLLEYTEKFNSQAVIKRLGFLLEILDIKTDITEKLQESKTASYVVLDTELPKQGKRISRWSIQQNLETETIKSAIYT, from the coding sequence ATGCAGAATAAGAACATATCAACTCAATCAAGCGAGCTATTGGGGTATTTCAATAAACTTGAGCAAGATTGTTTTAACTATAGTGAGGCAAGAAAGGCACTTCCAAATTCCAGGGCAAGTGCATTAAAGGAATTGCTAAGTGATATGGTCAGGCGTGGACTTTTAATGAGACTCAAAAGAGGCCATTATTGCCTGATTCCCTATGAGCAGGATCCGGAAACATTCATGCCCGACTGGCATTTATTGGCTGAGCCCTTGACCAAAGGAACCGATCACTATATTGGGTACTACTCTGCGCTGCAAATCCACAACCTGATTACCCAGCCTTCATTAAAGGAACAAATTGTAGTCGCCAAACAACAGCGCCCAACACGAATAGAGATTAAAGGGGTATCCTTTCAATTCATTTATCACAATAGCGAACATTTCTTTGGGGCAAAAAAGACATGGATAGACAGCTTTCATAAAGTATTCTGCTCAGATCTGGAAAAAACCTTTGTTGACTGTCTTTTCAAACCGGATTATGCTGGGGGGATAGTTGAAATTGCACGTGCGCTTTACCTTTCAAAAGACAAATTAAAGTTCAATAAGCTCTTGGAATATACTGAAAAATTCAATTCTCAGGCGGTCATAAAAAGACTTGGTTTTTTATTGGAAATACTGGACATCAAAACGGACATAACCGAAAAACTCCAGGAATCAAAAACAGCTTCTTATGTGGTTTTGGACACGGAATTACCTAAGCAAGGAAAACGAATCAGTCGTTGGAGCATTCAACAAAATTTGGAAACGGAAACCATTAAATCTGCTATTTACACATGA
- a CDS encoding DCL family protein: MIIGDKEFKYKKDALNYYKAILNSYEPPHKVNEDDFRDLVGLIEFRPDKEKKIGCGIESIQVIEVRYKTKCFELTRKDGSKEIFSYLNCINGKSKPLAKFNKTCRETISEDLRNVKLAYFKKFSTKGEVKCQETGELCKWEELNVDHRLPNTFSVIADRFIEVHRIDINAVQYTEIMDGVYHFTDVELAENFKNYHRDKANLRLVKKAKNLGRSHQARINRQKKDLTIDRK, encoded by the coding sequence ATGATAATCGGAGATAAAGAATTTAAGTACAAGAAAGACGCTCTTAACTATTATAAAGCGATACTGAATTCATATGAACCGCCACATAAAGTTAACGAAGATGATTTTCGAGACTTGGTTGGACTAATTGAATTTCGTCCTGATAAAGAAAAGAAAATTGGATGTGGAATTGAAAGCATTCAAGTAATTGAAGTCCGTTATAAAACAAAATGCTTTGAATTAACGCGGAAAGACGGCTCTAAAGAAATTTTTTCCTATTTAAATTGTATAAATGGAAAGTCTAAACCGTTAGCGAAATTCAATAAAACCTGTCGTGAAACAATAAGCGAAGACCTAAGAAATGTTAAATTGGCTTACTTTAAAAAGTTCTCAACCAAAGGTGAAGTGAAATGCCAAGAAACGGGAGAATTATGTAAATGGGAAGAATTGAATGTTGACCATCGACTACCAAATACGTTTTCAGTAATTGCTGACAGATTTATTGAAGTTCATAGAATTGACATAAATGCTGTTCAATACACAGAAATTATGGACGGAGTTTATCATTTCACAGACGTTGAACTTGCCGAAAATTTTAAAAATTATCATAGAGATAAAGCAAACTTGAGATTGGTTAAGAAAGCAAAAAACTTAGGGCGTTCACATCAAGCAAGAATTAATCGACAAAAAAAGGACTTAACAATTGACCGAAAATAA
- a CDS encoding Omp28-related outer membrane protein has product MKNLNILFAVLLTLVIISCSKNDPIPKEPEVNAGCLDSQAVNYNEQAKKDDGSCRYVQEKSKSLLLSFTAIFNPENAQWATPAIRDLYLNNKEHVVPVSVYSMLEDSFYNETANYLRTNLKISRYPTLAEGKSQITFSSTQYDNFLNQVQSLIDSRVAKSPVANVDFTHSISDGVLKIRSVTEFFEKGSGRYNLAIYVMEDKKKYYQYTGNGNYTNEFEHRFVLRGTASGHHSGDLLAEDPAAGTLVISEASLELPSDWNEDNLHIAAVIWKFQSNNSTYINSTYH; this is encoded by the coding sequence ATGAAAAATCTCAACATTTTATTCGCAGTTTTGCTAACACTCGTCATCATTTCCTGCTCTAAAAATGACCCTATACCTAAAGAGCCTGAAGTCAATGCAGGATGTCTGGATTCACAAGCCGTCAATTATAATGAACAAGCAAAGAAAGATGATGGTAGCTGCCGCTATGTGCAGGAGAAGAGTAAATCATTGCTCCTCAGCTTTACAGCTATTTTTAACCCGGAAAATGCACAATGGGCTACCCCCGCTATTCGTGATCTGTACCTCAACAATAAGGAGCATGTAGTACCGGTTTCGGTTTACTCCATGCTGGAAGATTCTTTTTACAACGAAACCGCCAATTATCTGCGTACCAATTTGAAGATTTCGCGGTATCCCACTTTGGCTGAGGGTAAGTCTCAAATCACATTTAGTTCTACACAATATGACAATTTCCTTAACCAGGTGCAGTCACTCATTGATTCGAGAGTTGCGAAATCTCCTGTAGCCAATGTGGATTTTACCCACAGCATTTCGGATGGCGTGCTTAAAATTCGTAGTGTCACTGAATTCTTTGAAAAAGGTTCCGGGAGATACAATTTGGCCATATACGTGATGGAGGATAAAAAGAAATACTACCAATACACCGGCAATGGCAACTACACAAATGAGTTTGAGCACCGGTTTGTGCTAAGAGGCACGGCTTCCGGGCATCATTCCGGAGATCTCCTGGCTGAGGATCCGGCTGCGGGGACACTAGTCATTTCAGAAGCAAGCCTAGAATTGCCCTCAGACTGGAACGAGGATAACTTGCATATTGCAGCGGTTATCTGGAAATTCCAATCGAATAACTCTACTTACATCAATTCCACTTACCACTAA
- a CDS encoding tetratricopeptide repeat protein, with translation MKNIIALFLFIITAISAFATEPESVFIEANELYKSEQFQEAAEKYEVVLDKGYASGVLYYNLGNAYYKLENYSAAILNYERALKTGSDDEDIQFNLEKANQMIADEVQPVPELAIVTGWRNLVNTQSSKGWSLWALTLLWAAFIVFGITLFIRKRKAIRGLRITGAVVLVFSICLFTLAWQQYQAETSGNFAIIFAPTVYMKSSPDAGSTDLYLIHEGIKVEITDELEGWSEVRLADGKKGWVKQEEFRVI, from the coding sequence ATGAAGAATATTATAGCTTTATTCTTATTTATAATTACAGCGATTTCGGCTTTTGCAACGGAGCCGGAAAGTGTTTTTATTGAAGCCAATGAGCTTTATAAAAGTGAACAATTCCAGGAAGCAGCAGAAAAATATGAGGTAGTATTGGATAAGGGATATGCGTCAGGAGTGCTTTATTATAATCTTGGCAATGCATATTACAAACTGGAAAATTATTCCGCAGCTATTCTTAATTATGAGCGGGCACTGAAAACCGGCAGCGATGATGAGGATATTCAATTCAATCTGGAAAAGGCGAACCAGATGATAGCGGATGAGGTGCAGCCTGTGCCGGAATTGGCAATAGTGACCGGCTGGCGCAATCTTGTAAATACGCAATCTTCCAAAGGATGGTCGTTGTGGGCGCTGACGCTTTTATGGGCGGCTTTTATTGTTTTCGGTATTACTCTGTTTATAAGAAAGCGCAAGGCAATTCGCGGCCTGCGCATTACAGGAGCCGTTGTGCTGGTATTTAGCATTTGTTTATTTACGCTGGCCTGGCAGCAATATCAGGCAGAAACTTCCGGGAATTTCGCGATCATCTTTGCTCCCACCGTCTATATGAAAAGCTCCCCCGATGCCGGCAGCACCGACCTCTACCTCATCCACGAGGGCATAAAGGTCGAGATCACAGATGAACTGGAAGGCTGGTCAGAAGTCCGCCTGGCTGATGGGAAGAAGGGTTGGGTGAAGCAAGAGGAGTTTCGGGTGATATGA
- a CDS encoding BatD family protein, translating into MVIEMRKYSWFLSAILLFITAPLDAQITGSVDKTKVGTRDVLTLSFTLKGRVEGYDPPSLPYFQVVSGPNVSSSIQIINGRRSDSKTYSYVLRPRQAGTFTIGPAKAKVNGEEVQTEPIRIEVVEGSTSASGQEGREEQPSGSSGDDLFIRTTASKTTAYQGEQIVVSFKLYSAKPLVDLAPMDFPSFPGFWAEDFERPREYRVQEEVYKGRRFQTIEIKRTAIFPEKTGSLEIEPMQLQVMVREPGNRRSFFDDFFGNSRNAKYEVRSNILKINVKPLPSGKPESFAGLVGTFNLNSTIDKTEAKTGEGITLKFNFNGTGNIKKLNQPELKLPSDVEVFDPQVEQKLNNQGSQITGSKSYDFLLVPRRAGEYTIAPQEFSYFDPGQERYITMRSPEFKLYISQGEKDAAGPIPSAKKKDVETLGEDIRYIKTGEAELEKEGNYFFGSPAFTAGVAVPVVLMGLLLVYKRKRKEESLDGAGMRRRKATTIAKKHLKKANEFRETQQQEEFYTEINTALMGYLKDKLTIGAADMDREKLQEMLALRGVRQENIEQLLQVMNHCDFARFAPTPSGDMHNTYTQTVTLISDLEEQLK; encoded by the coding sequence ATGGTGATAGAAATGCGAAAGTATAGCTGGTTTTTGTCTGCCATATTACTGTTCATAACGGCACCGCTGGATGCCCAGATCACCGGTTCAGTGGACAAAACGAAAGTGGGTACCCGTGATGTGCTCACACTTTCGTTTACGCTGAAAGGCCGGGTTGAGGGATATGATCCGCCATCATTGCCCTATTTCCAGGTAGTCAGCGGGCCAAATGTTTCCAGCAGCATCCAGATCATCAATGGCCGCAGATCCGATTCCAAAACCTATTCTTATGTATTGCGGCCGCGTCAGGCCGGAACTTTTACCATTGGCCCGGCCAAAGCAAAAGTAAATGGTGAGGAGGTGCAGACCGAACCCATTCGTATAGAGGTAGTGGAGGGCAGCACTTCCGCTTCCGGCCAGGAAGGCCGCGAGGAACAGCCTTCAGGCAGCAGTGGTGACGATTTATTCATAAGAACCACGGCCAGTAAAACCACCGCTTACCAGGGAGAACAGATCGTGGTTTCTTTTAAGCTTTACAGCGCCAAGCCACTTGTTGATCTGGCTCCGATGGATTTTCCTTCATTTCCGGGTTTCTGGGCCGAGGATTTTGAACGGCCGCGTGAATACCGCGTGCAGGAGGAGGTTTACAAGGGCAGACGATTCCAAACCATTGAAATAAAGCGAACCGCCATATTTCCGGAAAAAACCGGTTCTCTAGAAATTGAACCTATGCAGTTGCAGGTAATGGTGCGGGAGCCGGGTAACCGCAGAAGCTTTTTCGATGATTTTTTTGGCAACAGCCGGAATGCGAAATATGAGGTAAGGAGCAATATCCTTAAAATAAATGTGAAGCCTTTACCATCTGGAAAACCTGAGAGTTTTGCCGGACTTGTGGGGACTTTCAATTTAAATTCAACCATTGATAAAACAGAAGCAAAAACAGGTGAGGGGATTACTTTAAAATTTAACTTTAACGGAACCGGAAATATTAAAAAACTCAATCAACCGGAATTAAAACTTCCCTCGGATGTGGAGGTATTTGATCCGCAGGTGGAGCAAAAGTTGAACAACCAGGGCAGCCAGATCACGGGTTCCAAGTCGTATGACTTTTTGCTGGTTCCGCGAAGAGCCGGGGAATACACCATTGCTCCGCAGGAATTCAGCTACTTCGATCCCGGCCAGGAACGTTACATCACCATGCGCTCTCCGGAATTTAAGCTGTATATAAGCCAGGGAGAAAAAGATGCAGCCGGCCCAATTCCATCCGCTAAAAAGAAGGACGTGGAAACGCTGGGAGAGGATATTCGTTACATCAAAACTGGCGAAGCTGAACTTGAAAAGGAGGGAAACTATTTCTTCGGTTCGCCTGCATTTACTGCCGGAGTTGCGGTTCCGGTTGTGCTGATGGGACTATTGCTGGTTTATAAACGAAAAAGAAAAGAGGAAAGCCTTGATGGGGCCGGGATGCGCAGGAGAAAGGCCACGACCATCGCGAAAAAACATTTGAAGAAGGCAAATGAATTCCGGGAAACGCAACAGCAAGAGGAATTTTATACAGAGATCAACACTGCCCTGATGGGATATTTAAAAGATAAACTCACCATTGGCGCTGCGGATATGGACAGGGAAAAGCTGCAGGAAATGCTGGCGCTACGTGGAGTGCGGCAGGAAAACATCGAACAACTGTTGCAGGTAATGAACCATTGCGACTTTGCCCGTTTTGCACCCACGCCTTCCGGAGACATGCACAACACATACACACAAACCGTTACCCTCATCAGCGATCTTGAAGAGCAATTAAAATGA
- a CDS encoding tetratricopeptide repeat protein, whose protein sequence is MKNKEIITAIFFASAMLFSLVASAQKERGVIREGNKIYQDGAYAESETQYLKALSIDSTQELAQFNLGDALYEQGRYEDAADRFAQVAGKSGSDDIKAKAHYNHGNALLEQQKYEESIEAYKRALRLNPDAHNAKYNLSYALEMLKKQQDQQDQDKQDDEQQEQEKQDQDSENEQDQQDDGKGEEDKKDQPDNGKENGEPDKEGKEQQPAEGAKISQEEAEQILKALESQEKEVQRKMLLKQQKESRPVKTEKEW, encoded by the coding sequence ATGAAAAATAAAGAAATAATAACCGCGATATTTTTTGCATCGGCCATGCTCTTTTCTTTGGTTGCATCAGCGCAGAAGGAGCGGGGCGTCATTCGCGAAGGCAATAAAATTTACCAGGATGGGGCCTACGCAGAATCTGAAACCCAATACCTGAAAGCGTTGAGCATAGACTCTACACAGGAACTGGCGCAATTCAACCTGGGAGACGCCCTCTATGAGCAGGGACGTTATGAAGATGCTGCAGATCGTTTCGCGCAGGTAGCGGGGAAGTCAGGATCAGATGACATTAAAGCGAAAGCACATTACAACCACGGCAATGCGCTGCTGGAGCAACAGAAATATGAGGAAAGCATCGAAGCTTATAAGCGTGCGTTGCGGCTGAATCCTGATGCTCACAATGCAAAATATAACTTGAGCTATGCGCTGGAAATGCTCAAAAAACAACAGGATCAACAGGATCAGGATAAGCAGGACGATGAACAGCAGGAACAGGAAAAACAGGATCAGGATTCAGAAAATGAACAGGATCAGCAAGATGATGGAAAAGGTGAAGAAGACAAAAAGGATCAGCCTGATAACGGAAAAGAGAATGGAGAACCTGACAAGGAGGGAAAAGAGCAGCAACCTGCGGAGGGAGCTAAAATTTCGCAGGAAGAGGCTGAACAGATATTAAAAGCGCTGGAAAGCCAGGAAAAAGAGGTGCAGCGTAAAATGCTTTTAAAGCAACAAAAAGAATCCAGACCAGTAAAAACGGAGAAGGAATGGTGA
- a CDS encoding VWA domain-containing protein, whose protein sequence is MDILRFEDITYLYGLLAIPLLLGLFLLFMLWRRRAIARFGDKKLVQRLAPEASTGLHIIKIILVLLAGTFLVLGLANLQIGNKLKEVELQGVDVVIALDLSRSMNATDVMPSRLDLARNYISKLLDRLQNDRVALIVFAGNAYVQMPLTSDLGAAQLFLSSLQTDIIPSQGTAISEALALAGKSFSGEEVRNKVIIVVSDGENHEGDAIEEAGKLEEQGARVYTVGLGSANGSPVPASPGSSTFLRDKNQNIIFSKLNEEMLVEIADAGGGEYYRLTNAQEEVDAMLTSINEQEKNTRETQVFADYEDQFQFFLAAALLFLVAEFFVPLRRLKPKTSGN, encoded by the coding sequence ATGGATATTCTTCGATTTGAAGACATAACTTATCTGTATGGCCTGCTGGCAATACCGCTGTTGCTGGGATTATTCCTGCTCTTTATGCTTTGGCGCAGGCGTGCAATAGCGCGCTTTGGCGATAAAAAACTGGTGCAGCGGCTGGCCCCGGAAGCATCAACCGGGCTTCATATCATTAAAATTATCCTGGTGTTGCTGGCCGGGACTTTCCTGGTATTGGGGCTGGCAAACCTGCAAATAGGAAATAAACTGAAGGAGGTGGAATTGCAGGGCGTTGATGTGGTAATTGCGCTTGACCTCTCCCGCAGCATGAATGCCACGGATGTAATGCCCAGTCGCCTGGATCTGGCCAGAAACTACATCAGCAAGTTGCTGGACCGCCTGCAAAACGACCGCGTAGCACTTATCGTTTTTGCCGGCAATGCGTATGTGCAAATGCCGCTGACCTCTGACCTGGGAGCTGCGCAGTTATTTCTCAGTTCATTACAAACAGATATTATTCCCTCGCAAGGCACGGCTATCAGCGAGGCGCTTGCGCTGGCCGGGAAATCATTCTCCGGTGAAGAGGTCAGAAATAAAGTGATTATTGTGGTGAGCGATGGAGAAAACCATGAGGGAGATGCCATAGAGGAAGCCGGAAAGCTTGAAGAGCAGGGCGCCAGGGTTTATACCGTAGGATTGGGATCCGCCAATGGTTCGCCTGTACCTGCTTCGCCCGGAAGCAGTACTTTTTTGAGAGACAAAAATCAGAATATAATATTTTCAAAGTTGAATGAAGAAATGCTGGTGGAAATTGCAGACGCAGGAGGAGGAGAATATTATCGCCTTACGAATGCACAGGAAGAAGTGGATGCCATGCTGACCAGTATAAATGAACAGGAGAAAAATACACGGGAAACGCAGGTATTTGCAGATTATGAGGATCAATTTCAATTCTTTCTGGCAGCCGCTTTGCTTTTTTTAGTGGCCGAATTTTTTGTGCCTTTAAGAAGATTAAAACCTAAAACTTCAGGCAATTAA
- a CDS encoding VWA domain-containing protein yields MSFNYEYANPEFFYLLLLVPLFIVWYIARRKKQLPKVRMSSLQAFAGVGRGWKPVFYHSMFLFRILAFSLLVVALARPQTVDENEKITTEGIDIMLALDVSPSMLAQDFDPDRLEAAKAVASDFISGRPNDRIGLVIFAAESFTQSPITTDHYVLRDLLQKVRSGWLEDGTAIGMGLATAADRLKDSESKSKVIILLTDGENNSGSIDPKTAAEIAARLDIRVYTIGIGKRGHVNIPYRGRDGITRTQRIEVRIDEELLNDIAATTEGRYYRATDERSLREIYNDIDQLEKSEIEIATSQRKTEEFHLFALLAGCFFFVEVFSRFVFFKTVP; encoded by the coding sequence GTGAGCTTTAACTACGAATATGCAAACCCGGAGTTTTTCTATCTGCTACTGCTCGTGCCGCTGTTCATTGTTTGGTACATAGCACGCAGAAAAAAACAACTGCCGAAAGTGCGGATGAGCAGCCTCCAGGCGTTCGCAGGAGTGGGCCGAGGATGGAAGCCTGTGTTTTATCACAGCATGTTCCTTTTCCGGATCCTTGCCTTTTCGTTGCTCGTGGTGGCCCTGGCCAGGCCGCAAACGGTGGATGAGAACGAAAAGATCACGACAGAAGGAATTGACATTATGCTGGCCCTGGATGTTTCGCCAAGCATGTTGGCCCAGGATTTTGATCCTGATCGCCTTGAGGCAGCCAAGGCGGTCGCGTCAGACTTTATCAGCGGACGGCCCAACGACAGGATTGGCCTTGTAATTTTTGCTGCCGAAAGCTTTACTCAATCACCCATCACCACGGATCATTATGTGCTGCGGGACCTGCTCCAAAAGGTGCGCAGCGGCTGGCTGGAAGATGGTACCGCAATAGGCATGGGCCTCGCTACCGCTGCTGACAGGCTCAAAGACAGTGAGAGCAAAAGCAAAGTGATTATTCTCCTCACAGATGGTGAGAACAATAGCGGCTCTATTGATCCGAAAACGGCTGCCGAAATTGCTGCACGCCTGGACATCCGTGTTTATACTATTGGAATTGGCAAACGAGGACACGTAAATATTCCATACCGCGGCCGCGATGGAATTACCCGCACTCAAAGAATAGAAGTCAGGATTGATGAAGAACTCCTAAACGATATAGCTGCTACCACTGAAGGCCGGTATTACCGCGCCACCGATGAGCGCAGCCTCCGTGAGATTTACAATGATATTGACCAACTCGAAAAATCCGAAATCGAGATTGCAACTTCTCAACGCAAAACCGAGGAATTTCACCTGTTTGCGTTGTTGGCCGGCTGTTTCTTTTTTGTTGAAGTATTTAGCCGGTTTGTATTTTTTAAAACAGTTCCTTAA
- a CDS encoding DUF58 domain-containing protein codes for METQELIKKVRRIEIKTRGISNQVFSGEYHSAFKGRGMSFSEVRAYQYGDDVRNIDWNVTARFNQPFIKIFEEERELTVLLMIDVSESSFFGTSVQMKNELITEICAVLSFSAITNNDKVGVIFFSSKIEKFIPPMKGKTHILRIIRELLEVRPTAKGTDIGEALKFMNNVMKKRSIVFLISDFIDHNYEQPINIASRKHDIVGIKVYDEREKTLPQMGLIVMTDAETGQVMMIDTGSENIRNRYARYYAEHDIYFREIFRKCGLDILKLRTDLPYIRELMNFFKKREVRR; via the coding sequence ATGGAAACCCAGGAGCTCATTAAAAAAGTAAGGCGCATTGAAATTAAAACACGCGGGATCAGTAATCAGGTCTTTTCCGGTGAATATCACAGCGCGTTTAAGGGGCGCGGAATGTCTTTTAGTGAGGTACGGGCTTACCAATATGGTGACGATGTCAGGAATATTGACTGGAACGTGACGGCCAGGTTCAATCAGCCATTTATTAAAATATTTGAAGAAGAACGGGAATTGACGGTTTTGCTGATGATAGACGTAAGTGAATCCTCTTTTTTCGGAACGTCCGTGCAAATGAAAAATGAGCTTATTACAGAAATCTGTGCGGTACTTTCATTTTCAGCTATTACGAATAATGATAAAGTAGGCGTAATATTTTTCAGCAGTAAAATCGAGAAATTCATTCCGCCAATGAAAGGGAAGACGCACATCCTGCGGATTATCCGGGAGCTGCTGGAAGTGAGGCCAACCGCTAAAGGCACTGACATTGGCGAAGCCCTGAAATTCATGAATAACGTAATGAAAAAGCGCAGCATCGTTTTTCTCATCAGTGACTTTATTGACCACAATTACGAACAGCCGATTAACATTGCATCCCGCAAGCATGACATTGTCGGCATAAAGGTGTATGACGAGCGGGAAAAGACATTGCCTCAAATGGGCCTGATAGTAATGACCGATGCCGAAACCGGTCAGGTAATGATGATTGATACCGGCAGTGAAAATATCAGGAACCGCTACGCACGATATTATGCGGAGCATGATATTTATTTCCGCGAAATTTTCAGAAAATGCGGCTTGGATATTTTAAAATTAAGAACGGACCTGCCCTACATCCGCGAGCTCATGAATTTCTTTAAAAAAAGGGAGGTACGCAGGTGA
- a CDS encoding MoxR family ATPase, translating to METIETGIDIQALNERIKEESAFTDLILMEVSKKIIGQKYMIERLLIGLLSNGHILLEGVPGLAKTLAINSLAKAIHAKFSRLQFTPDLLPADLIGTMIYNQAKQSFEVNKGPVFANFILADEINRAPAKVQSALLEAMQERQVTIGNHSFPLDDPFLVLATQNPIEQEGTYPLPEAQVDRFMLKVVLDYPNQEEEKMIIRQNLSNRPAEVNQVTKPEEIIRARKTVREVYMDEKIEQYIVDLVFATRNPDKYRLGQLKPLISYGGSPRASINLALAAKAHAFVKRRGFVIPEDVRSICYDVLRHRIGITYEAEAENITSEGIIKEILNKIEVP from the coding sequence ATGGAAACCATTGAAACAGGAATAGATATTCAGGCGCTCAATGAGCGAATTAAGGAGGAGAGCGCATTTACCGATCTCATCCTGATGGAAGTCAGCAAAAAGATAATAGGGCAGAAGTACATGATAGAGCGGCTGCTGATCGGGTTGCTTTCCAACGGCCACATTCTGCTGGAAGGTGTGCCGGGGCTGGCCAAGACGCTTGCCATCAATTCCCTGGCAAAGGCCATTCATGCCAAGTTCAGCCGGTTGCAGTTCACGCCCGATCTGCTCCCTGCTGATCTTATCGGTACGATGATTTATAACCAGGCAAAACAAAGTTTTGAGGTCAACAAAGGGCCTGTATTCGCCAACTTCATTTTGGCTGACGAGATAAACCGGGCACCTGCCAAAGTACAAAGTGCATTGCTGGAGGCCATGCAGGAGCGGCAGGTAACCATCGGCAACCATTCATTTCCGCTGGATGATCCGTTTCTCGTCCTTGCTACACAAAACCCTATAGAGCAGGAGGGAACGTATCCGTTGCCCGAGGCGCAGGTAGACCGCTTTATGCTGAAGGTAGTGCTGGATTATCCCAATCAGGAAGAAGAGAAAATGATTATTCGCCAAAATCTCTCAAACAGGCCTGCGGAGGTAAATCAGGTTACAAAACCGGAAGAGATTATCCGCGCCCGTAAAACTGTTCGCGAGGTTTACATGGATGAAAAAATAGAGCAATATATAGTTGACCTCGTATTTGCCACCCGGAATCCTGATAAATACCGCCTCGGCCAGTTGAAGCCGCTGATCAGTTATGGTGGTTCTCCGCGTGCCAGCATCAACCTGGCGCTGGCCGCCAAAGCCCATGCTTTTGTCAAGCGCAGAGGATTCGTAATTCCGGAAGATGTGCGGTCTATATGTTATGACGTGTTGCGCCACCGGATCGGAATCACCTATGAGGCAGAGGCAGAGAACATAACTTCAGAGGGAATTATCAAAGAGATCCTTAACAAAATTGAAGTTCCGTAG